A genomic region of Alligator mississippiensis isolate rAllMis1 chromosome 4, rAllMis1, whole genome shotgun sequence contains the following coding sequences:
- the CHRNA1 gene encoding acetylcholine receptor subunit alpha: MMKFCCGLLLFSSAGLVLSSEHETRLVEDLFQNYNKVVRPVEDHHDTVVVTVGLQLIQLINVDEVNQIVTTNVRLKQQWIDVNLRWNPEDYGGVKKIRIPSSDIWRPDLVLYNNADGDFAIVKDTRVLLEYTGLIIWTPPAIFKSYCEIIVTHFPFDEQNCTMKLGTWTYDGTVVIINPESDHPDLSNFMESGEWVMKYYRGWKHWVYYDCCPDTPYLDITYHFIMQRLPLYFIVNVIIPCLLFSFLTGLVFYLPTDSGEKMTLSISVLLSLTVFLLVIVELIPSTSSAVPLIGKYMLFTMIFVIASIIITVIVINTHHRSPSTHTMPQWVRKIFIDTVPNVMFFSTMKRPSRDKQEKRIFTEDIDISEISGKPGPTAVSFHSPLTKNPDVKSAIEGIKYIAETMKSDQESKNAMEEWKFVAMVIDHLLLGIFMLVCIIGTLAVFAGRLIELNQQG, from the exons ATGATGAAGTTCTGCTGCGGACTCCTGTTGTTCAGCTCAG CTGGTCTGGTACTGAGCTCTGAACATGAAACTCGTCTAGTTGAAGATTTATTCCAGAATTATAATAAAGTGGTGCGCCCAGTTGAAGATCATCATGATACAGTTGTAGTCACAGTTGGACTGCAGCTTATTCAGCTTATTAATGTG GATGAAGTGAATCAAATTGTAACAACCAATGTACGCCTGAAACAG CAATGGATAGATGTCAACCTAAGGTGGAATCCAGAAGACTACGGTGGTGTGAAAAAAATTCGTATCCCATCCAGTGATATCTGGCGCCCAGATCTTGTTCTTTATAACAA TGCAGATGGTGATTTTGCTATTGTTAAAGACACCAGAGTTCTTTTAGAATACACAGGCCTGATCATATGGACACCACCAgctatttttaaaagttactGTGAAATTATAGTTACACACTTTCCATTTGATGAGCAGAACTGCACTATGAAGTTGGGCACTTGGACATATGATGGTACAGTGGTTATTATCAATCCG GAGAGTGATCACCCAGATCTGAGTAATTTCATGGAGAGCGGTGAGTGGGTGATGAAATACTACAGAGGCTGGAAGCACTGGGTTTACTATGACTGTTGTCCTGACACGCCCTATCTAGATATTACCTATCACTTCATCATGCAGCGTTTACCTCTCTACTTCATTGTGAACGTCATCATTCCCTGTCTGCTCTTCTCATTTTTAACTGGGTTAGTGTTTTATCTACCCACAGATTCAG gtgagaagatGACTCTAAGCATTTCTGTTTTGCTGTCTTTGACTGTGTTTCTTCTGGTCATTGTGGAGCTGATTCCTTCTACCTCCAGTGCAGTGCCCTTAATAGGCAAATACATGTTGTTTACCATGATATTTGTAATAGCTTCAATCATCATTACAGTCATTGTAATCAACACCCACCATCGTTCCCCAAGTACTCATACTATGCCACAATGGGTCAGAAAG ATCTTTATTGATACAGTGCCAAATGTTATGTTTTTTTCAACAATGAAACGGCCGTCCAGGGATAAACAAGAGAAACGGATTTTTACAGAAGACATTGATATTTCCGAAATCTCTGGAAAACCAGGTCCTACTGCTGTCAGCTTCCACTCCCCACTCACCAAAAACCCAGATGTGAAGAGTGCTATTGAGGGAATCAAATACATTGCGGAAACAATGAAATCAGACCAAGAATCCAAAAAT GCTATGGAAGAATGGAAGTTTGTTGCAATGGTAATTGATCATCTTCTTCTTGGTATCTTCATGTTAGTTTGCATTATTGGAACATTAGCTGTATTTGCTGGTCGTCTGATTGAATTAAATCAGCAAGGTTGA